Within Novosphingobium resinovorum, the genomic segment CGCGAGGTCCGCAAGGACGAGCGCGACCTGCGCCAGGCCCAGCGCAACGGCGATCGCCGCGACGTCCGCGATGCCCGCCGCGACTTGCGCGATTCGCGCCAGGAGCTGCGCGAGGACTGGCGCGACTATCGCCAGTCGCATCGCAACGACTACCGCCGCCCCGCCTACGTCGGCCCGCGCGGCTATCGCTATCGCCCGGTGACCGTCGGCTACCGCTTCCAGCCCGCCTACTACGGCGACCGCTACTGGGTGCGTGACTATGCCCGCTATCGCCTGCCCGCCCCGCGCGCCGGCCACCGCTGGGTCCGCTACGGCAACGACGTAGTCATGATCAACGCCCGCTCGGGCCGCGTGGTGACCGTCCACAACGGCTTCTTCTGGTAAGATCGCTTCCCCGTCTTCCCCGAGCCACGGGAAGTGCGAGTGCGGCCCCGGGACTTCGGTTCCGGGGCCGTTTGCCGTGTCAGGCCGCCAGCCAGTCCCGCAGGGCGGCGTTGACCGCTTCGGGCTGTTCCATCGTCGCCATATGGCCGCAGTCGGGGATCAGGCGCAGCACCGCACCGGGGATCGCCGCCGCCATTTCCTCGGCATAGTAAGGCGGCGTCAGCAAGTCCTGCGCGCCCACCACGACCAGCGCCGGGCAGGATACCGCGCCAAGGCCGGGCAGCGAATCCATGCGGCCGATGATCGCCGCCTGCTGGTTCTCGAATGTCGGCAACCCCACGCGCAGCGCCATCTGCACCACCGCCTCGGCGATGGCGGGATCGGTTTCGGGATGGACCAGTTGCGCCAGGCTGCCGCGGATCACTGCCTCGAAGCCGCGATCGTGCGCGGTGCGGATGGCGAAGCGGCGCAGCTGCGCCTGCTCCGCGCTGTCGGCGCGGGCATTGGTGTCGAGCAGCGCCAGCCGGGTGACCCGCTCTGGCGCGCGGCGGGCGACTTCCATCGCCACGTAGCCGCCCATCGACAGCCCGGCGATGGCGAAGCGTTCGGGCGCGGCATCGAGCAGACGCGTGGCCATCGCGGCGATGCTGTCGTCGCTCAGGGTGTCGGCGACGATCGTTTCGGCGACGTCGGCAAGGCCCGCGACCTGTGCCTCCCACAAGGCGGTGTCGCACGAAAGGCCGGGGACGAGGATCAGTGGCTGGCGCCTCACGCGGCCATCATGCCGATCTGCACCGCACCCAGGCTGTTCGGCCCGGCGCTGGTGACCTCGACGCGCACGATCTGGCCGACCTCTGCCTCTCCGATGAAGTGGACCGACTGCAGCCACGGCGACTTGCCGAGCCACTGTCCGGCATGCTTGCCCTTGCGCTCCACCAGCACGTCGCAGGTCTTGCCGACCGTCGCGGCGTTGAACGCCAGCTGGTCGCGGTTGAGTGCGGACTGGAGGCGTTGCAGCCGCTCGTCCATCACGGCGGCGGAGACTTGGTCGCCCATCGTCGCGGCAGGCGTACCGGGGCGGGGCGAATACTTGAAGCTGAAGCACTGCGCATAGCCGACCTCGTCGACCAGCCTCAGCGTATCCTCGAATTCGGCATCGGTCTCGCCGGGGAAGCCGACGATGAAGTCGCCCGACAGCGCGATGTCCGGCCGCACCGCGCGCACCCGGTCGAGAATCTTGAGGTAGCTCTCGACCGTATGGCTGCGGTTCATCGCCTTGAGCACGCGGTCGTTCCCTGCCTGCACCGGCAGGTGGAGGAACGGCATCAGCTTGGCGTTCTCGCCGTGGGCGTCGATCAGGCCCTGCGTCATGTCGTTGGGATGGCTGGTGGTGTAGCGGATGCGCGCCAGTTCCGGGATCGCCGCCAGTTCGCGCGCCAGACCGTCGAGGCCGACTGTCTGCCCCTTGGCGTTCTCGCCGGTCCAGGCATTGACGTTCTGGCCGAGCAGCGTGATCTCGCGCGCGCCGGCCTCGACCAGCAGCTTCGCCTCGTCGATCAGCGCGGCATAAGGGCGCGAGACTTCGGCGCCGCGGGTATAGGGCACCACGCAATAGGTGCAGAACTTGTCGCAGCCTTCCTGCACGGTCAGGAACGCCGTGGGGCCGGACCGCTTGCGGCGGGGCAGGGCGTCGAACTTGGTTTCGGCGGGCATGTCGGTATCGGTGACGCGCTCGCCCGCGCTGGCGGCGCGGACCATCTCGGGCAGGCGGTGGTAGGCCTGCGGGCCGACGACCATCGTCACGGCGGGCGCGCGGGCCATGATCTCCTCGCCCTCGGCCTGCGCGACGCAGCCAGCGACGGCGATCATGGGTGCCGACCCATCCTCGCGGTCCCAGTTCTTCACGAGACGGCCGATGTCGGAATAGACCTTCTCCGCCGCCTTCTCGCGGATGTGGCAGGTGTTGAGCACGACAAGGTCCGCCTCCTCGCCTTCCGGCGCGGCGGTGATGCCCTGTTCGGCGAGCAGTTCGGCCATGCGGTCGCCGTCGTAGACGTTCATCTGGCAGCCGAAGCTCTTGACGCGGTAGGTCCGGGGAGTCGCAGTCGTTTGCATCGCGCGCCGTTAGCGCAAAAGGGTGGGTTTGGACAGGGGGACTGCCTTTTATCCTCCCTGTCGCGCAGCGATGGGGAGGTGGCAGTCCGCAGGGCTGACGGAGGGGTTCCTCCCCCTCCACCACTCGCTACGCGAGCGGTCCCCCTCCCCATTGCTTCGCAACAGGGAGGATACACAAGATGTGCAACGGGGCGCTTACGGCTCGCCCGCTTTCCTACAGACCGCCCGCTCCGATAGATTACTCCCATGCCCCGCCCGAACCTCCACGGCCGCACAGGGTTACACCGCAAGGTGACACATCCCCCTCACAAGGTGACACATTCCCCGCAAAATGTGTCACCTTACCCCCGCAAGGTGACACTTTCCGGCCCAAGGTGACACCTTTCCCCTCTGGACCGTGTCAACGGTGTAAACCTGTCACCTTGCAGCGCCCTGTTTCCCTTCTTCCATACTTGGGCTATCCGCGCGCGTCATGAGCACTACGCAGACCCTTTACGCCGCCTTCGCAGGCCACCTTTCCGCCGCGCTCGATGCGCTGGAAGCAGCGGGCACGCTGCCGGGCGGCCTCAAGCGAGGCGCGATCACGGTCGAGCCGCCGCGCGATCCCTCGCACGGCGACCTCTCGACCAACGCCGCGATGGTGCTGGCCAAGCCCGCCGGCCTGAAGCCCCGCGATCTGGCCGAGGCGCTGGTAACGGAACTGTCGAAGCTCGCTTCGGTGACGTCTGCCGAGATCGCAGGGCCGGGCTTCATCAACCTGCGCCTCTCCTCCGCCACGTGGCTGGCCGAACTGCGCGCGATCGCCGATCTCGGCGCGGATTACGGCCGCTCGACGATGGGCGGCGGGACGACGGTGAACGTCGAATATGTCTCGGCCAACCCGACCGGTCCGATGCACATGGGCCACTGCCGCGGCGCGGTCGTCGGCGATGCGCTGGCGACGCTGCTGGAGTTCGCGGGCCACAAGGTCACCAAGGAATACTACGTCAACGATGCCGGCGGGCAGGTGCAGGTGCTCGCCCGCTCGGCGCACGTGCGCTACCGCGAGGCGCTCGGGCACGACGTCGGCGCGATCCCCGAGGGGCTCTATCCGGGCGAATACCTGGTGCCCGTAGGCCAGCAACTCGCCGCCGAGTTCGGCGAGACATACGCCGCCGCGCCCGAGTCGGAATGGCTGGCGTTGTTCCAGAAGAAGGCCGTCGCCGCGATGCTGGTGATGATCAAGGACGACCTCGCGCTCCTTGGCATCCACCACGACCTGTTCTCGTCGGAGGCGGAACTGCAGGCCAGCGGCAAGCCCGACGAGGCCGAAGCCTGGCTGCGCGCCAAGGGCCTCGTCTACGACGGTGTGCTCGAAGCGCCCAAGGGCAAGACGCTGGAGGACTGGGAAGCGGTCGAACTGCCGCTGTTCAAGTCCACCGCGTTCGGCGACGATCAGGACCGCCCTATCAAGAAGTCGGACGGCACCTGGACGTACTTCGGTGCCGACCTCGCCTATCACTTCCAGAAGGCCCAGAGCGCCGACGCCCTCGTCGATATCTGGGGTGCGGACCACGCGGGCACCGTCAAGCGCATCAAGGCTGCCGTCGCCGCCATGACCGGCGCGGATGGCGAGCCGACCCCGTTCGAGATCAAGCTGGTGCAGATGGTCCAGCTGCTTCGCGACGGCGAGCCGGTGAAGATGTCCAAGCGTTCGGGCAACTTCGTCACGCTGGCCGAAGTCGTGACCGAAGTGGGCAAGGACGTGGTGCGCTTCACCATGCTGACCCGCAAGCCGGAAGCGCAGATGGACTTCGACTTCGCCAAGGTCGTCGAAGCCAGCAAGGACAACCCGGTGTTCTACGTCCAGTACGCGAATGCCCGCGTCCACTCGACGCTGCGCAAGGGACTGGCCGAGGGCGGCTTCACCCCCTCGGGCGAGCACGTCGAACTGCTCGGTGAAGAGGAACTGGAACTGGTCAAGCTGGCCGCGCAGTTCCCCCGCATCGTCGAGGCCGCCGCCGCCGCGCGCGAACCGCACCGCATCGCCTTCTACCTCGGCGACGTCGCGGCGGCGTTCCATGGCTACTGGAACCTCGGCAACGACAGGGTGGAAAAGCGGTTTGTTAACGCGCAGGATGCAAAGCTGACGGGTGCGCGGCTTTTCCTGGCGGCGCAGATCGGGCAACTTGTCCGCAACGGCCTGGCTCTGCTCGGGGTCGAGGCGGTGGAGGAAATGTGATCCATGGCAGGCGCTGACGACGGCTATTTCCCGAAACCAGAGAAGAAGAACCCGGTGTTCGGTTCGGGCAAACAGGGCAGCCCCTACTTCGAGGAGGACGGCGATGCCTCCGCCTCGGCCGCGTTCGGCGCCACCGCGCAGCAGTTGCAGCTGGAGGAGGACGTGCGCCTCCCTTGGCTGGAAGGCGACGACGAGGGTTATGAGGAAGAGCGCTCCGGCATCGGGCAGGGTGTGCTGCTGGGCGCGCTCGGCCTCGTCGCGCTGGTGGTCATCGGGGGCGGTGTGGTCTGGGCGATCAAGAGCCGTCCCGAGCAGCCGCTGGTCGCAGACGGCGGCGTGATCGCCGCGCCCAAGGCCCCCTACAAGGTCAAGCCCGACAACCCCGGCGGCGAAGTCGTCGAGGGCACCGGCGACACCAGCTTCGCGGTGGCCGAGGGCCAGTCGCGCCCGGTCCAGATCGACAAGAGCGACGATACGCCCGCGCCGGGCTTCCGCACGACTGCCGAGCCTGCCGAAGCCAAGCCGACCGACAAGGCTTCCGCGGCCGCTCCGGTGGTCAGCGGTGTCGGTGTGCAGGTCGGCGCTTATGCCTCGAAGGAGGCGGCGGAGGCCGGATGGAACACGCTCAAGACGCAGTACGAACCGCTCGGCAGCATGAGTCACCGCGTGGTTCAGGGCAAGGCGGACATCGGCACCGTCTACCGCCTACAGGCCGTCCCCGGCGACGGCGCGGCGGCGCGGGCCTTGTGCTCGGGTATGAAGGCCGCAGGGATGAGCTGTCAGGTCAAGAACTGACATACCCCCTTTCGTCATTGCGAACGTAGCGAAGCAATCCAGGGCAGTTTAACGCCGCCCTGGATTGCTTCGCTACGTTCGCAATGACGAAGATTGGGGTTGGGAGGTTTGCACTATCTCCGCTCACCCTGAGGTTGTCGAAGGGTCAAACCCCCTCCGAAGCCTCCGGCGCGGGCTCCTCGGCAGGCGCGGTCGGCGCGAGCGGGCTGGGCTGATCGACCGAATGCCCGGTCGAATCCTGCAGCCTGTTCGGCTCCAGCATCGCCGTCGTCTCCAGCAGGTCGAGCGCCTTCTGCGCGGCTTCGTAGCGGCGCGCATCGGCGATCCAGTTATCGGCCGCTTCGGCGCCGGGAAGCCGCTCGACCTCGCCGATGGCCGAATCGATGCGCTTGGCGGTGAGCATCAGGCGGGCGCGTTCGATCCGGGCGGTTGGATTGGCGAGCGCGGCCGAATCGCGGCGTACCACGAAGAGCGAGGTGATCTCCTGCCGCGTCCGCTCCCACAGGCTGCGGTTGGCGGTGCTGACCGTCAGTTCCGGCGACAGCGCTTCCAGCCGGGCGCTCAGCGCGTCGATGGTCACCGGGTTGGCGGCGAAATCCACCAGTGTCTGCACCGCGCGCGGCTGGGCGTTCATGAAGCGCAGGCGCAGCTGGTCGGCGAGGTAGCCGAGCGGTTCGCCGCGATCGACCATGCGGCGCGCGGCGAAGGCGATCAGCAGGCCCTCGGCGCGCCCCGCGTTGCCGGCGGCGGCGCTGGTCTGCAGATCGATGCGCGACATGCGGTCCTCGATCATCGCGAGGCGCCCCTCGACGGTGGCGATCTGCGACATCTGGGCGGCGGGCGGCGCAGGCTTGGGGCCGGGTTCGGGTGTCGTCGTCAGCGTCGCGGTGTTCGCGGCGTCGAGAAGCGTCGGCAGGTAGCCGCGCGTCGCCAGCCAGGCGACGAGCCCGGCGCCGATCACGAAGGCGATGAGCGCGACGAACAGCGTCATGCCCGCCGAGCGGCGCTGCGGAGGAACGCCGGGAGGGGCGGAAGGGATGTCCTGCATCAAGTCCTTGTCGTCGCGGTTGCTGTCCGTAGGCCGGTGTCTTGGCACATCTGCTGCGCCAAGGCCAGCAATGCGGCGTCGTCCGGCCGCGCAGCGCTGCGCACTTGCGCCCAGCCTTCCCCGGCGCGCGCGGCGACCCTCGGGCCGATCGCGGCGAGGCGAATTCGCCCGCGCGGGATTCCCGCATCGTTGCAGACTTGTGCGAACCGCAGGGCCGCCTCTCCGGAGTGGAGCAGGGCGAGGGCGGGGCTGGCCAATGCTGCGATCAGCGCGGGCGAAGGGGGGAGGGCCTCGCTGGCGTAGACCTCGCGCGTGACGATCGCGATGTCGCCCGGCACGTCGAGGGCAGTGCGTTCCCGCCCGGCGAGGCGTAGCAGGCGGCGGTGTCCGGGCTGGAGTACGCCGAGCAGGTTCTGCAGGCCGCCGTGGCCGGTGGCGGCGACCTCCATGCCCGCCTCTCGCGCGGCTTGAGCCGTGGTTTCGCCGACGCAGTAGGCGGGCAGGCCGCGATAGGCCGCCAGCTGAGGCCCACCATGGCGCAGCGCATTGGCGCTGCCGAGCAGGAGCGCGTCGATGGCGTCGCGCGCGACCGGCTCCCA encodes:
- a CDS encoding SPOR domain-containing protein; this translates as MAGADDGYFPKPEKKNPVFGSGKQGSPYFEEDGDASASAAFGATAQQLQLEEDVRLPWLEGDDEGYEEERSGIGQGVLLGALGLVALVVIGGGVVWAIKSRPEQPLVADGGVIAAPKAPYKVKPDNPGGEVVEGTGDTSFAVAEGQSRPVQIDKSDDTPAPGFRTTAEPAEAKPTDKASAAAPVVSGVGVQVGAYASKEAAEAGWNTLKTQYEPLGSMSHRVVQGKADIGTVYRLQAVPGDGAAARALCSGMKAAGMSCQVKN
- a CDS encoding alpha/beta fold hydrolase, producing the protein MRRQPLILVPGLSCDTALWEAQVAGLADVAETIVADTLSDDSIAAMATRLLDAAPERFAIAGLSMGGYVAMEVARRAPERVTRLALLDTNARADSAEQAQLRRFAIRTAHDRGFEAVIRGSLAQLVHPETDPAIAEAVVQMALRVGLPTFENQQAAIIGRMDSLPGLGAVSCPALVVVGAQDLLTPPYYAEEMAAAIPGAVLRLIPDCGHMATMEQPEAVNAALRDWLAA
- a CDS encoding uroporphyrinogen-III synthase, producing MILILRPEPGASATLAAARERGLEALAFPLFAVRPLAWEPVARDAIDALLLGSANALRHGGPQLAAYRGLPAYCVGETTAQAAREAGMEVAATGHGGLQNLLGVLQPGHRRLLRLAGRERTALDVPGDIAIVTREVYASEALPPSPALIAALASPALALLHSGEAALRFAQVCNDAGIPRGRIRLAAIGPRVAARAGEGWAQVRSAARPDDAALLALAQQMCQDTGLRTATATTRT
- the miaB gene encoding tRNA (N6-isopentenyl adenosine(37)-C2)-methylthiotransferase MiaB, which gives rise to MQTTATPRTYRVKSFGCQMNVYDGDRMAELLAEQGITAAPEGEEADLVVLNTCHIREKAAEKVYSDIGRLVKNWDREDGSAPMIAVAGCVAQAEGEEIMARAPAVTMVVGPQAYHRLPEMVRAASAGERVTDTDMPAETKFDALPRRKRSGPTAFLTVQEGCDKFCTYCVVPYTRGAEVSRPYAALIDEAKLLVEAGAREITLLGQNVNAWTGENAKGQTVGLDGLARELAAIPELARIRYTTSHPNDMTQGLIDAHGENAKLMPFLHLPVQAGNDRVLKAMNRSHTVESYLKILDRVRAVRPDIALSGDFIVGFPGETDAEFEDTLRLVDEVGYAQCFSFKYSPRPGTPAATMGDQVSAAVMDERLQRLQSALNRDQLAFNAATVGKTCDVLVERKGKHAGQWLGKSPWLQSVHFIGEAEVGQIVRVEVTSAGPNSLGAVQIGMMAA
- the argS gene encoding arginine--tRNA ligase; translated protein: MSTTQTLYAAFAGHLSAALDALEAAGTLPGGLKRGAITVEPPRDPSHGDLSTNAAMVLAKPAGLKPRDLAEALVTELSKLASVTSAEIAGPGFINLRLSSATWLAELRAIADLGADYGRSTMGGGTTVNVEYVSANPTGPMHMGHCRGAVVGDALATLLEFAGHKVTKEYYVNDAGGQVQVLARSAHVRYREALGHDVGAIPEGLYPGEYLVPVGQQLAAEFGETYAAAPESEWLALFQKKAVAAMLVMIKDDLALLGIHHDLFSSEAELQASGKPDEAEAWLRAKGLVYDGVLEAPKGKTLEDWEAVELPLFKSTAFGDDQDRPIKKSDGTWTYFGADLAYHFQKAQSADALVDIWGADHAGTVKRIKAAVAAMTGADGEPTPFEIKLVQMVQLLRDGEPVKMSKRSGNFVTLAEVVTEVGKDVVRFTMLTRKPEAQMDFDFAKVVEASKDNPVFYVQYANARVHSTLRKGLAEGGFTPSGEHVELLGEEELELVKLAAQFPRIVEAAAAAREPHRIAFYLGDVAAAFHGYWNLGNDRVEKRFVNAQDAKLTGARLFLAAQIGQLVRNGLALLGVEAVEEM
- a CDS encoding RcnB family protein, with translation MRKFFMIAMAAGVALPTLAIPSMASAQSAGEVRHSAREVRKDERDLRQAQRNGDRRDVRDARRDLRDSRQELREDWRDYRQSHRNDYRRPAYVGPRGYRYRPVTVGYRFQPAYYGDRYWVRDYARYRLPAPRAGHRWVRYGNDVVMINARSGRVVTVHNGFFW